A genomic window from Blastococcus saxobsidens DD2 includes:
- the yidD gene encoding membrane protein insertion efficiency factor YidD: MNPAPGGARRPSPTARALLGVVGFYSRAVSPALPPRCRFHPTCSAYAAEAVAVHGAGRGSRLVLIRLLKCAPWHPGGVDLVPPAAVVRGTGGAARSSSSGARPCGALSDDPGREATVPATCRTPQEESSVV, translated from the coding sequence ATGAACCCCGCTCCCGGAGGGGCCCGGCGGCCCTCGCCGACCGCCCGCGCCCTCCTGGGCGTGGTCGGTTTCTACTCCCGCGCGGTGAGTCCCGCCCTGCCGCCGCGCTGCCGGTTCCACCCCACGTGCAGCGCCTACGCCGCCGAGGCGGTGGCCGTGCACGGCGCCGGGCGCGGCAGCCGGCTGGTGTTGATCCGCCTGCTCAAGTGTGCGCCGTGGCACCCGGGGGGCGTCGACCTGGTGCCGCCCGCGGCCGTGGTGCGCGGAACCGGTGGGGCCGCCCGCTCGTCCAGCTCAGGGGCACGCCCGTGCGGCGCGCTGTCCGATGATCCCGGCCGCGAGGCCACCGTGCCGGCCACGTGCCGGACCCCGCAGGAGGAGTCCTCCGTTGTTTGA